A single region of the Pseudomonas granadensis genome encodes:
- the ureC gene encoding urease subunit alpha → MKISRSAYADMFGPTVGDKVRLADTELWIEVEKDFTTYGEEVKFGGGKVIRDGQGQSQLLAAEVVDTLITNALIIDHWGIVKADVGLKDGRIAAIGKAGNPDVQPDVTIAIGAGTEVIAGEGMILTAGGIDTHIHFICPQQIEEALMSGVTTMIGGGTGPATGTNATTCTSGPWHLARMLQAADAFPMNIGLTGKGNASLPEPLIEQVKAGAIGLKLHEDWGTTPASIDNCLSVADQFDVQVAIHTDTLNESGFVETTLGAFKGRTIHTYHTEGAGGGHAPDIIKACGFPNVLPSSTNPTRPFTRNTIDEHLDMLMVCHHLDPSIAEDVAFAESRIRRETIAAEDILHDLGAFSMISSDSQAMGRVGEVITRTWQTADKMKKQRGPLPQDGEGNDNFRAKRYIAKYTINPAITHGISHEVGSVEVGKWADLVLWRPAFFGVKPTLILKGGAIAASLMGDVNASIPTPQPVHYRPMFASYGGSLHATSLTFISQAAQAAGLPEALGLKKKIAVVKGCRDVQKTDLIHNDYLPDIDVDPQTYQVKADGVLLWCEPAETLPMAQRYFLF, encoded by the coding sequence ATGAAAATTTCCAGAAGCGCCTACGCCGACATGTTCGGCCCCACCGTCGGCGACAAGGTGCGCCTGGCCGACACCGAGCTGTGGATCGAAGTCGAGAAAGACTTCACCACCTACGGCGAAGAAGTGAAATTCGGTGGCGGCAAGGTCATCCGCGACGGTCAGGGCCAGAGCCAGTTGCTCGCCGCTGAAGTGGTCGACACGCTGATCACCAACGCCCTGATCATCGACCACTGGGGCATCGTCAAGGCCGACGTCGGTCTCAAGGACGGGCGCATTGCGGCAATCGGCAAGGCCGGCAACCCCGACGTGCAGCCCGACGTGACCATCGCCATCGGCGCCGGCACCGAAGTGATTGCCGGCGAGGGCATGATCCTCACCGCGGGCGGCATCGACACCCACATCCATTTCATCTGCCCGCAGCAGATCGAAGAAGCACTGATGAGCGGCGTCACCACGATGATTGGCGGCGGCACCGGCCCGGCCACCGGCACCAACGCCACCACCTGCACATCCGGCCCGTGGCACCTGGCGCGCATGCTCCAGGCGGCTGACGCGTTCCCGATGAACATCGGCCTCACCGGCAAGGGCAACGCCAGCCTGCCGGAACCGTTGATCGAACAGGTCAAGGCCGGCGCCATCGGCCTCAAGCTGCACGAAGATTGGGGCACCACCCCGGCGAGTATCGACAACTGCCTGAGCGTCGCCGATCAGTTCGACGTTCAGGTGGCGATCCACACTGACACCCTCAACGAATCCGGCTTTGTCGAAACCACTCTCGGGGCGTTCAAGGGCCGCACCATCCACACCTATCACACCGAAGGGGCTGGCGGCGGGCACGCACCCGATATCATCAAGGCCTGCGGCTTTCCCAATGTTTTGCCGAGTTCGACCAACCCGACCCGCCCGTTCACCCGCAACACCATCGACGAACACCTCGACATGCTGATGGTCTGCCACCACCTCGACCCGAGCATCGCCGAAGACGTCGCGTTTGCCGAAAGCCGCATCCGCCGCGAAACGATTGCCGCCGAAGACATCCTCCATGACCTCGGCGCGTTCTCGATGATCAGCTCCGACAGCCAGGCCATGGGCCGTGTCGGCGAAGTCATCACGCGCACCTGGCAGACCGCCGACAAAATGAAAAAACAGCGCGGCCCGCTGCCGCAGGACGGCGAAGGCAACGACAACTTCCGCGCCAAGCGCTACATCGCCAAGTACACCATCAACCCGGCGATCACCCACGGCATCAGCCATGAAGTCGGTTCGGTGGAAGTCGGCAAATGGGCCGACCTGGTGCTCTGGCGTCCGGCATTCTTTGGTGTGAAGCCAACGCTGATTCTCAAGGGCGGCGCGATTGCCGCGAGCCTGATGGGTGATGTCAACGCCTCGATTCCGACCCCGCAGCCGGTGCACTACCGCCCGATGTTCGCCAGTTACGGTGGCTCGCTGCATGCCACCAGCCTGACCTTCATCAGTCAGGCGGCGCAAGCAGCCGGATTGCCTGAAGCGTTGGGATTGAAGAAGAAAATCGCCGTGGTCAAAGGTTGCCGCGACGTGCAGAAAACCGACCTGATCCACAACGATTACCTGCCGGACATCGACGTCGACCCGCAGACCTATCAGGTCAAGGCCGACGGCGTGTTGCTGTGGTGTGAGCCGGCGGAAACCTTGCCGATGGCGCAGCGTTATTTCCTGTTCTGA
- a CDS encoding urease subunit beta: MIPGQYQIQPGDIELNVGRRTVSLKVANSGDRPIQVGSHYHFFETNDALLFDRAASRGMRLNIPAGTAVRFEPGQSREVELVDYAGHRRVFGFAGRIMGDL, encoded by the coding sequence ATGATTCCTGGCCAATACCAAATCCAGCCCGGCGACATCGAACTCAACGTCGGCCGCCGCACCGTCAGCCTGAAAGTCGCCAACAGCGGCGACCGGCCGATCCAGGTCGGCTCGCACTATCACTTTTTCGAGACCAACGACGCACTGCTGTTCGACCGCGCCGCCAGCCGCGGCATGCGCCTGAACATTCCGGCCGGCACGGCGGTGCGTTTCGAGCCGGGGCAGAGCCGCGAAGTCGAACTGGTGGATTACGCCGGGCATCGGCGGGTGTTCGGGTTTGCCGGACGAATAATGGGCGACCTCTGA
- a CDS encoding GNAT family N-acetyltransferase — protein sequence MNAAQLRRVNAESFAHYRQGLIDLLLDAVGYGASVGFMADLDAAQARVYFDGVQDSVNKGSVLFWVVVKDEQVLASVQLGLCQKANGRNRAEVQKLLVREHARRRGLGQQLMQALELEARKHQRGLLYLDTEAGSPAEDFYKALGYSRAGEIPDYACDPNGTYRPTALYYKILQGAQ from the coding sequence ATGAACGCCGCCCAGTTGCGCCGCGTCAACGCTGAAAGCTTTGCGCATTACCGGCAGGGCTTGATCGATCTGTTGCTCGACGCCGTCGGTTATGGCGCCAGCGTCGGCTTCATGGCTGACCTCGATGCAGCGCAGGCGCGCGTCTATTTCGATGGGGTGCAGGACAGCGTCAACAAGGGCAGCGTGCTGTTCTGGGTGGTAGTCAAGGACGAACAAGTGCTGGCCAGTGTGCAATTGGGCCTGTGCCAGAAAGCCAACGGCCGCAACCGCGCCGAAGTGCAGAAACTGCTGGTGCGCGAACACGCGCGTCGGCGCGGCCTCGGTCAGCAACTGATGCAGGCGCTGGAACTCGAAGCGCGCAAACACCAGCGCGGCCTGCTCTACCTCGACACCGAAGCCGGCTCGCCCGCGGAAGATTTCTATAAAGCCCTGGGTTACAGCCGCGCCGGGGAAATCCCCGACTACGCCTGCGACCCCAATGGCACGTATCGCCCGACCGCTCTCTACTACAAGATTCTGCAAGGAGCCCAGTGA
- a CDS encoding GNAT family N-acetyltransferase: MTYSIRDAVHADLPAIREIYNDAVLNTTAIWNEQAVDLGNRQAWFSARQAQAYPILVIVDRDDVVLGYASFGDWRPFDGFRHTVEHSVYVRSDQRGNGLGPQLMTALIERAKTCGKHVMVAAIESANAASIRLHERAGFSITGQMPQVGTKFGRWLDLTFMQLTLNPGAQPPDAHKE; this comes from the coding sequence ATGACCTACTCCATTCGCGATGCCGTCCACGCCGACCTGCCGGCGATCCGCGAGATCTACAACGACGCGGTGCTCAACACCACGGCGATCTGGAACGAACAAGCGGTCGACCTCGGCAACCGCCAGGCGTGGTTCAGCGCGCGACAGGCTCAGGCTTACCCGATTCTGGTGATCGTCGACCGCGACGACGTCGTGCTCGGCTACGCTTCGTTCGGTGACTGGCGCCCTTTCGACGGTTTCCGCCACACGGTCGAACATTCGGTTTACGTGCGCAGCGATCAGCGCGGCAACGGCCTCGGCCCGCAACTGATGACAGCGCTGATCGAGCGCGCGAAAACCTGCGGCAAGCATGTGATGGTCGCCGCCATTGAAAGCGCTAACGCCGCCTCGATTCGTCTGCACGAACGCGCCGGTTTCAGTATCACCGGGCAGATGCCGCAGGTCGGCACCAAGTTCGGCCGCTGGCTCGATCTGACCTTCATGCAACTGACCCTCAACCCTGGCGCGCAGCCGCCTGACGCCCACAAGGAGTGA
- the ureA gene encoding urease subunit gamma, whose protein sequence is MDLTPREKDKLLIFTAGLVAERRLARGVKLNYPEAMAYISAALLEGARDGQTVAELMHYGTTLLSREQVMEGIPEMIPEIQVEATFPDGTKLVTVHQPIV, encoded by the coding sequence ATGGACCTGACTCCACGCGAAAAAGACAAGCTGCTGATCTTCACCGCCGGCCTCGTTGCCGAGCGGCGCCTGGCCCGTGGCGTGAAACTCAATTACCCGGAAGCCATGGCCTATATCTCCGCCGCGCTGCTCGAAGGTGCGCGTGACGGCCAGACCGTCGCCGAGCTGATGCACTACGGCACCACCCTGCTCAGCCGCGAGCAAGTGATGGAAGGCATCCCGGAAATGATCCCGGAAATCCAGGTCGAAGCGACCTTTCCCGACGGCACCAAACTGGTCACCGTTCACCAACCGATCGTTTGA
- a CDS encoding urease accessory protein UreD, translating to MNSTVAPALFTPSWHAELELAYARFGDCTRPTLRRHLGPLRVQKHLYAEGPEVCQHIIVHPPGGIAGGDRLDISARVEANAWAQITSPGAAKWYRAGGPAYQQLDLHVAAGATLEWLPQETIVYSAAQAELSTSIDLEGDARLVYWDVVALGRPASGEHFDLGHFQAHLDIRRDGRLLWHERQRIVGADGLLDSPIGLDGHPVFATLLVSGEIDAELLERCRSLGHTVRGDLTQLPGLLVARCLASEALLARAWLIDLWRLLRPALLGREAIAPRIWST from the coding sequence ATGAATTCGACTGTTGCACCTGCCCTGTTTACCCCGAGCTGGCACGCCGAGCTGGAGCTGGCCTACGCGCGCTTCGGCGATTGCACACGGCCGACCTTGCGCCGGCACCTCGGCCCATTGCGCGTGCAAAAGCACCTGTACGCCGAAGGCCCGGAGGTCTGCCAGCACATCATCGTCCATCCGCCGGGGGGAATTGCCGGCGGTGATCGCCTCGACATCAGTGCCCGCGTCGAAGCCAACGCCTGGGCGCAGATCACCAGCCCCGGCGCAGCCAAGTGGTACCGCGCCGGAGGGCCGGCTTATCAACAACTCGATCTGCACGTGGCAGCCGGGGCGACGCTGGAATGGCTGCCGCAGGAAACCATCGTCTACAGCGCCGCGCAGGCTGAACTGAGCACGTCCATTGACCTTGAAGGCGATGCGCGGCTGGTCTACTGGGATGTCGTGGCACTGGGAAGACCGGCCAGCGGCGAGCATTTCGACCTCGGGCACTTTCAGGCGCATCTGGATATTCGCCGCGACGGCCGCTTGCTCTGGCATGAACGCCAGCGCATCGTCGGCGCCGATGGCTTGCTCGATTCGCCGATCGGTCTGGACGGCCATCCGGTGTTTGCGACGTTGCTGGTGAGCGGTGAAATTGATGCTGAACTGCTGGAGCGCTGTCGCTCGCTGGGCCACACAGTGCGTGGGGATCTGACGCAGTTGCCGGGGTTGTTGGTGGCGCGGTGTCTGGCCTCTGAAGCTTTACTCGCCCGTGCCTGGCTGATTGATTTATGGCGCTTGCTCAGACCTGCCCTGCTCGGTCGTGAGGCTATCGCGCCAAGAATATGGAGCACCTGA
- the urtE gene encoding urea ABC transporter ATP-binding subunit UrtE: protein MLQVDKLHQYYGGSHILRGLSFDVKVGEVTCLLGRNGVGKTTLLKCLMGLLPAKEGAVNWEGKPITTLKPHQRVQAGIAYVPQGREIFGRLTVEENLLMGLSRFPGSEAKEVPGFIYELFPVLLQMKQRRGGDLSGGQQQQLAIGRALASRPRLLILDEPTEGIQPSVIKEIGAVIKKLAERGDMAILLVEQFYDFAAELADQYLVMSRGEIVQQGRGENMEAEGVRGLVTI from the coding sequence ATGCTGCAAGTCGACAAGCTGCACCAGTACTACGGCGGTAGCCACATCCTGCGCGGCCTCTCGTTTGACGTGAAGGTTGGCGAAGTCACCTGCCTGCTCGGGCGTAACGGCGTCGGCAAGACCACCCTGCTCAAATGCCTGATGGGCCTGCTTCCGGCCAAGGAAGGCGCGGTGAACTGGGAAGGCAAACCCATTACGACGCTCAAGCCACACCAGCGCGTGCAAGCCGGGATTGCCTACGTGCCACAAGGTCGGGAAATCTTCGGGCGCCTGACGGTAGAAGAAAATCTGCTGATGGGCCTGTCGCGCTTTCCCGGCAGTGAAGCCAAAGAAGTGCCAGGTTTCATCTACGAGTTGTTCCCGGTGCTGCTACAAATGAAGCAGCGCCGCGGCGGTGATTTGTCCGGTGGTCAGCAACAGCAGTTGGCGATTGGTCGTGCACTGGCGAGTCGTCCACGGCTGCTCATCCTCGACGAACCCACCGAAGGCATTCAACCTTCGGTGATCAAAGAGATCGGCGCGGTGATCAAGAAACTCGCGGAACGCGGCGACATGGCGATTTTGCTGGTCGAGCAGTTCTACGATTTCGCTGCGGAACTGGCCGATCAGTATCTGGTGATGTCGCGGGGTGAGATCGTCCAGCAGGGCCGTGGTGAAAATATGGAGGCCGAGGGTGTACGCGGGCTGGTAACGATCTAG